A window of the Myxococcus fulvus genome harbors these coding sequences:
- a CDS encoding LysR family transcriptional regulator, whose amino-acid sequence MNVTLEQARALDALARHGTFAAAAQALGKGHTAVLYTLRTLEGQTELELLDRRGYRTRLTAAGERVLEHCRKLLAVERDLEATCAEIRAGWEPTLRIVFDGVFPAEPLLRVVKALRAEGAGTRFHVSSEFLAGVEAAFTRDDADLMVSVLPPALPGLKSYALPELEAMLVAHRSHPLARRRRGVISEEELSEHLLLTVRGSDPRLQLSTVSLELRSTVHLNDFAAKKAAILEGLGYGWLPEHLASKELRRGELKLLKPASGSTHAFLPKLHHRAGVRLGRAARRVVKALTGTEPPQ is encoded by the coding sequence ATGAACGTCACCCTCGAACAGGCCCGGGCACTGGACGCGTTGGCACGACACGGCACCTTCGCGGCGGCGGCCCAGGCGCTCGGAAAAGGGCACACGGCGGTGCTCTATACACTGCGGACGCTCGAGGGACAGACGGAGCTGGAGCTGTTGGACCGCAGAGGCTACCGCACCCGGTTGACGGCCGCTGGGGAGCGGGTGCTGGAGCACTGCCGCAAGTTATTGGCAGTTGAGCGTGACCTCGAGGCGACATGTGCGGAGATACGCGCGGGGTGGGAGCCCACGTTGCGAATCGTCTTCGACGGCGTCTTCCCGGCCGAGCCACTGCTACGCGTAGTGAAGGCGCTGAGGGCGGAGGGAGCGGGCACGCGCTTCCATGTGTCGTCGGAGTTCCTCGCGGGCGTGGAGGCGGCCTTCACGCGGGACGACGCGGACCTCATGGTGTCGGTGCTGCCGCCCGCGCTGCCGGGGCTGAAGAGCTACGCATTGCCAGAGCTGGAGGCGATGCTCGTGGCCCACCGCTCCCATCCGCTGGCGAGGCGGCGGCGCGGCGTCATCAGTGAAGAAGAGCTGTCCGAGCACCTGCTGCTCACGGTGCGCGGCTCGGACCCCCGGCTGCAGTTGAGCACGGTGTCGCTGGAGCTGCGCTCCACCGTGCACCTCAACGACTTCGCGGCGAAGAAGGCGGCCATCCTGGAGGGCCTGGGCTACGGGTGGCTGCCGGAGCACCTGGCGTCGAAGGAGCTGCGGCGCGGGGAGCTCAAGCTGCTCAAGCCCGCGAGCGGCTCCACGCACGCCTTCCTCCCCAAGCTCCACCACCGCGCGGGCGTGAGGCTGGGACGCGCCGCGCGCCGCGTGGTGAAGGCGCTCACCGGCACCGAGCCGCCGCAGTAG
- a CDS encoding right-handed parallel beta-helix repeat-containing protein — MHLSASESVKRLLWVVVLGLSFAACSSTPEKPGVVPGGEDGGTPGGGDGGPVIEVPEDGGTVVTGTLSGTLTEAGSPYRVVGDAEGVVTIPKGQVLTVEPGVILDFKGRPDVSEADVDPGAADSVMNHHEGRVEVRVYGGIQVRGTADKPVLLTSTNPHGWWGMNFFGDGSVGDGDPVFEHMVFEKVKKNDYNGNRDRTRGALWAYYPGPVTIRHAVFRDNEVSAKCGALDLMFTVGSRVEDSHFLNNRTKDVDRFAQDGTSSMAGGGAMCVTHGRDSVVRGNTFRGNVLEAYRGATEGSLAQRPLLAWPNSQGIYDLGGGGALHYFQPNNDLVEGNIFEGNTVTRGPAAAIYLEDVGTRGLTLRGNQFVGNRAGAGAVVVCNRGSGGVELVVADDNVFQGNLVDERAAPNVSGDCTTATK; from the coding sequence ATGCACCTGTCCGCCTCCGAGTCCGTGAAGCGCCTCTTGTGGGTCGTGGTCCTGGGGTTGTCCTTCGCCGCGTGTTCCTCCACGCCCGAGAAGCCCGGCGTGGTGCCCGGCGGTGAGGACGGAGGGACTCCGGGTGGTGGTGACGGCGGGCCCGTCATCGAGGTCCCCGAGGACGGCGGCACCGTGGTGACGGGGACCTTGTCGGGCACGCTCACCGAGGCGGGCTCGCCCTATCGCGTCGTCGGGGACGCAGAGGGCGTCGTCACCATCCCCAAGGGCCAGGTGCTCACGGTGGAGCCGGGCGTCATCCTCGACTTCAAGGGGCGCCCCGATGTCTCCGAGGCGGACGTGGACCCCGGCGCGGCCGACAGCGTGATGAACCACCACGAGGGCCGCGTGGAGGTGCGCGTGTACGGCGGCATCCAGGTGCGCGGCACGGCGGACAAGCCCGTGCTCCTCACCTCCACCAATCCCCACGGCTGGTGGGGGATGAACTTCTTCGGCGACGGCTCGGTGGGCGACGGCGACCCCGTCTTCGAGCACATGGTCTTCGAGAAGGTGAAGAAGAACGACTACAACGGCAACCGCGACCGGACGCGCGGCGCGCTGTGGGCCTACTACCCGGGGCCGGTGACGATTCGCCACGCGGTGTTCCGCGACAACGAGGTGTCCGCCAAGTGCGGCGCGTTGGACTTGATGTTCACCGTGGGCTCGCGCGTGGAGGACTCCCACTTCTTGAACAACCGCACCAAGGACGTGGACCGCTTCGCGCAGGACGGCACGTCCTCCATGGCGGGCGGCGGGGCGATGTGTGTGACGCACGGGCGTGACTCGGTGGTGCGCGGCAACACCTTCCGCGGCAACGTCCTGGAGGCGTACCGCGGCGCCACCGAGGGCTCGCTCGCGCAGCGCCCGCTGCTCGCGTGGCCCAACTCGCAAGGCATCTACGATTTGGGCGGCGGCGGGGCGCTGCACTACTTCCAGCCGAACAACGACCTGGTGGAGGGCAACATCTTCGAGGGGAACACCGTGACGCGCGGACCCGCGGCGGCCATCTACCTGGAGGACGTGGGCACGCGGGGGCTCACCCTGCGCGGCAACCAGTTTGTCGGCAACCGCGCGGGCGCGGGCGCGGTGGTGGTGTGCAACCGCGGCAGCGGCGGCGTGGAGCTGGTGGTGGCGGACGACAACGTCTTCCAGGGCAACCTGGTGGATGAGCGCGCCGCGCCGAACGTGTCGGGCGACTGCACCACGGCGACGAAGTAG
- a CDS encoding Spx/MgsR family RNA polymerase-binding regulatory protein codes for MANDLLVLSYSGCSTCKKALKWLEAKGLSPRVRPIVDEPPTLAELDAWIAKSGLPVRKWLNTSGLSYRALGKAKVDAASEADVRAWLAADGKLVKRPVLVTPSAVLVGFQEEAWERVFSKRG; via the coding sequence ATGGCGAACGACCTCCTCGTGCTCTCCTATTCGGGCTGTTCCACCTGCAAGAAGGCGCTGAAGTGGCTGGAGGCGAAGGGCCTCTCCCCCCGCGTGCGCCCCATCGTGGACGAGCCCCCCACCCTCGCCGAGCTGGACGCGTGGATTGCGAAGAGCGGCCTGCCTGTCCGCAAGTGGCTCAACACCAGCGGGCTGAGCTACCGGGCGCTCGGCAAGGCGAAGGTGGACGCGGCGAGCGAAGCGGACGTGCGGGCCTGGCTCGCGGCCGATGGCAAGCTGGTGAAGCGGCCGGTGCTCGTCACGCCCTCGGCGGTGCTCGTGGGCTTCCAGGAGGAGGCCTGGGAGCGCGTGTTCTCCAAGCGAGGCTGA
- a CDS encoding general secretion pathway protein GspE: MESSTRRPLGEILLEMGVLNRAQLRVGLVHHHETHVPLGRALVREGVCTEADVLRGLSAQLGVGAVDLDLQPPERGMADLLPARIARQYRAVPLRVELVPMEQGEREVLHIALPAPVSLEAVDAVRAVTGKPRVEAYVASDSAITRALSELYGFEEPAEPAATPVPAPGGHLLLYGWPPVTAVLISRQLARSGFQARVATPLEVLHTRANDVVLAPLQAMEGLLAGEVHIEGALIVHGTSDDEGFERARKLGARGFLANPRDEQLLLRAVRRLIPGGGSSISGESGSSHHSH; the protein is encoded by the coding sequence ATGGAATCCAGCACCAGGCGTCCGCTCGGAGAAATCCTCCTGGAGATGGGGGTGCTCAACCGCGCCCAGCTCCGGGTGGGGCTGGTCCACCACCACGAGACGCATGTCCCCCTGGGACGCGCGCTGGTGCGCGAGGGCGTGTGCACCGAGGCCGACGTGCTGCGCGGCCTGTCGGCGCAGCTGGGCGTGGGCGCGGTGGACCTGGACCTGCAACCTCCCGAGCGCGGCATGGCGGACCTGCTGCCCGCGCGCATCGCCCGGCAGTACCGCGCGGTGCCCCTGCGCGTGGAGCTGGTGCCCATGGAGCAGGGCGAGCGCGAGGTGCTCCACATCGCTTTGCCCGCCCCCGTGTCGCTGGAGGCCGTGGACGCCGTGCGCGCCGTCACCGGCAAGCCGCGCGTCGAGGCCTACGTGGCCTCTGATTCCGCCATCACCCGCGCGCTGTCCGAGCTGTACGGCTTCGAGGAGCCCGCCGAGCCCGCCGCCACGCCCGTCCCCGCGCCCGGGGGCCACCTGCTGCTCTACGGCTGGCCTCCGGTCACCGCCGTGCTCATCTCGCGGCAGCTCGCGCGCAGCGGTTTTCAGGCCCGGGTGGCGACTCCACTGGAGGTCCTCCACACCCGCGCCAACGACGTGGTGCTCGCGCCCCTGCAGGCCATGGAGGGACTGTTGGCCGGCGAGGTCCACATCGAGGGCGCGCTCATCGTCCACGGCACGTCGGATGACGAGGGCTTCGAGCGGGCGCGGAAGCTCGGCGCGCGAGGCTTCCTCGCCAATCCCCGCGACGAGCAGCTGCTGCTGCGCGCGGTGCGCCGGCTGATTCCCGGCGGCGGCTCCTCCATCTCCGGCGAGTCCGGCTCGTCTCACCACTCCCACTGA
- a CDS encoding SGNH/GDSL hydrolase family protein: MQKRFTGWFVVLVVFSTGPAWAAPSGQDAGPPSEAVLAAPASPPDAATPSAERPRSVLLLGDSLIATGFGDYLLARLEAHPTIRASRRARSSTGLARPDFFDWMAVGEEEVKRHQPDVVVVILGGNDGQSLLERDGKKPVHWGKPEWEDAYRQRIESFASVLAAPGRKIIWLELPATGLKRFEQKLALIRGLQREVIGSRADARYVDTRPYFTDAKGKALLQARVEGFRKPMKLRMSDGVHFTIAGGRYFASKVYPEVLDALGLLQG, encoded by the coding sequence ATGCAGAAGCGCTTCACGGGTTGGTTCGTCGTCCTCGTCGTGTTCTCCACCGGGCCCGCCTGGGCTGCTCCCTCCGGACAGGATGCGGGTCCTCCGTCCGAGGCCGTGCTCGCGGCGCCAGCGTCGCCTCCTGATGCGGCGACTCCCTCGGCCGAGCGTCCGCGCTCCGTGCTGCTGCTCGGTGACAGCCTCATCGCCACGGGCTTCGGGGACTACCTGCTCGCGCGGCTGGAGGCGCATCCGACGATTCGCGCGTCGCGCCGGGCCCGCTCCTCCACGGGGCTGGCCCGTCCGGACTTCTTCGACTGGATGGCCGTGGGCGAGGAGGAGGTGAAGCGCCACCAGCCGGACGTGGTGGTGGTCATCCTCGGTGGCAACGATGGCCAGTCCCTGTTGGAGCGCGATGGCAAGAAGCCCGTCCACTGGGGCAAGCCCGAGTGGGAGGACGCGTACCGTCAGCGCATCGAGTCCTTCGCGAGCGTGCTCGCCGCGCCGGGACGGAAGATCATCTGGCTGGAGCTGCCCGCGACGGGACTCAAGCGCTTCGAGCAGAAGCTGGCCCTCATCCGGGGCCTCCAGCGCGAGGTCATCGGCTCCCGCGCGGACGCGCGCTACGTCGACACGCGCCCGTACTTCACGGACGCCAAGGGCAAGGCCCTGCTCCAGGCGCGCGTCGAGGGCTTCAGGAAGCCGATGAAGCTGCGCATGAGCGACGGCGTGCACTTCACCATCGCGGGCGGCCGCTACTTCGCGAGCAAGGTGTACCCCGAGGTGCTCGACGCGCTGGGCCTGCTCCAGGGGTAG
- a CDS encoding alpha/beta fold hydrolase, with the protein MRSEVQLTQMGRGEGPRVLLLPGLGARGSGFRALAQALSPLCRPVLVEYPEGAHAAVGAGALARQVAHAAGPVDAVVASSFGGMVAAYLAAAGVARGVAFLGAFTRTTHLGARGLLIGMMGPIAVWARPGVVAAGLAAWKPVPFAQVAEVVPTTVLERGTTWHRALAIQREAHPPELRRLDVSCLCIQGDRDVLVPPSTVERLLQSLPPGTPHHMLKGAGHVPYFTHPEACAKLLAPWLARLTSTPKVSAA; encoded by the coding sequence ATGCGCTCGGAAGTGCAGCTGACACAGATGGGGCGGGGCGAGGGGCCGAGGGTGCTCCTGCTGCCCGGTCTGGGGGCGAGAGGCTCCGGCTTCCGCGCGCTCGCCCAGGCGCTGTCACCCCTCTGTCGTCCCGTCCTCGTCGAGTATCCAGAAGGCGCGCACGCGGCCGTGGGCGCGGGGGCGCTCGCGCGGCAGGTGGCGCACGCGGCGGGCCCGGTGGACGCGGTGGTGGCCAGCTCCTTCGGTGGGATGGTGGCGGCGTACCTGGCCGCGGCGGGCGTCGCTCGGGGCGTGGCCTTCCTGGGCGCCTTCACGCGCACCACGCACCTGGGCGCGCGCGGCCTGCTCATCGGGATGATGGGGCCCATCGCCGTGTGGGCGCGGCCCGGCGTGGTCGCCGCGGGGCTGGCCGCGTGGAAGCCGGTTCCCTTCGCGCAGGTGGCGGAGGTGGTCCCCACGACGGTGCTGGAGCGCGGCACCACGTGGCATCGCGCGCTCGCCATCCAACGCGAGGCCCACCCGCCCGAGCTGCGACGACTGGACGTCTCCTGCCTCTGCATCCAGGGGGACAGGGACGTGCTGGTGCCGCCCTCCACGGTGGAGCGACTGCTGCAATCGCTTCCGCCAGGGACGCCGCACCACATGCTGAAGGGGGCGGGGCATGTGCCCTACTTCACCCACCCGGAGGCCTGCGCAAAGCTGCTGGCGCCGTGGCTCGCGAGGTTGACGTCCACCCCGAAGGTGTCGGCGGCGTGA
- a CDS encoding amino acid ABC transporter ATP-binding protein, with protein sequence MIEVKDLCKRYEGRMVLDGISASFGPGEVVALVGPSGGGKSTLLRCLNGLEPFDAGTIRVGDDVLVPGASRASGAGVSNIRRRVGFVFQQWHLFAHRTALGNVIEAPRHVRGLDARSATELGRALLAKVGLSHREQAYPSELSGGEQQRVAIARALAMEPEALLLDEPTSALDPERVGELVALLSRLREDGLTLVAVTHEMRFARELASRVMVLHGGRILEEGPPAQVLERPRHERTRTFLGLAREQSAPEPEVSSLEAGRSGVVTLFPAATVRE encoded by the coding sequence ATGATTGAAGTGAAGGACCTGTGCAAGCGGTACGAGGGGCGCATGGTGCTGGACGGCATCAGCGCGTCCTTCGGGCCGGGTGAGGTGGTGGCGCTGGTGGGCCCCTCGGGCGGCGGCAAGAGCACGCTCTTGCGGTGCCTGAACGGGCTGGAGCCCTTCGACGCGGGCACCATCCGGGTGGGGGACGACGTGCTCGTGCCCGGTGCGTCGCGAGCGAGCGGCGCTGGCGTCTCCAACATCCGCCGCCGCGTGGGCTTCGTCTTCCAGCAGTGGCACCTGTTCGCGCACCGCACCGCGCTGGGCAATGTCATCGAGGCGCCCCGGCACGTGCGGGGCCTGGACGCGAGGAGCGCCACGGAGCTGGGGCGCGCGCTGCTCGCGAAGGTCGGCCTGTCCCATCGCGAGCAGGCCTACCCGTCCGAGCTGTCCGGCGGTGAGCAGCAGCGGGTGGCCATCGCCCGCGCGTTGGCGATGGAGCCCGAGGCGCTGCTCCTGGACGAGCCCACCAGCGCGCTGGACCCGGAGCGCGTGGGCGAGCTGGTGGCGCTGCTGTCGCGGCTGCGCGAGGACGGGCTCACGCTGGTGGCGGTGACACACGAGATGCGCTTCGCGCGCGAGCTGGCCTCGCGGGTGATGGTGCTGCACGGCGGACGCATCCTCGAGGAGGGACCTCCCGCGCAGGTGTTGGAGCGGCCCCGACATGAGCGCACCCGGACCTTCCTGGGGCTGGCGCGGGAGCAGTCCGCCCCGGAGCCGGAGGTGTCCTCGCTGGAGGCGGGCAGAAGCGGCGTCGTCACGCTGTTCCCCGCCGCGACCGTGAGGGAATGA
- a CDS encoding ABC transporter substrate-binding protein/permease, translated as MDVSGVWRRGGALLVFAVVLTSCVQREEPGLERVRRAGELRWGADAQGGEPYAMEDPDVPGHMRGFEVELADALARELGVRARFVQNDWSSLIPSLERGSFDVALNGIEVTPARSGRILFTRPYFIFQLRLLARREDDSVTGLSSLRGRRVGTLANSQAWDLLQREGIQAVPYEGVEEPYIDLEQGRVDAVLMDDLIAQRYGQPRPKLRVVGDVGEGYYAIAVRPGDEDLRAALDVALGHVARSGELRRIFARWNIDSAQQQKMVEWTDAQTREVLAQTSTAKLGWGQGWMFLQAALVTLVVSVGAMALAVPLGVGLALVRLYGPRWLSGLASFYVEVFRGTPVLLQLYVLYYGLAGVLRLDALSAAVLGLGLNYAAYEAEVYRAGVLAVPRGQMEAALALGMSTPLALRRVVFPQAFRVALPSVTNDFIALLKDSSLVSVISVVELTKRMTITAVDVRSWLLPGALCAALYLAMSYPLSLLARRLEARLARG; from the coding sequence ATGGATGTGAGCGGGGTGTGGAGGCGGGGTGGGGCGCTGCTCGTGTTCGCGGTGGTGTTGACGTCCTGCGTCCAGCGGGAGGAGCCCGGGCTGGAGCGGGTGCGGAGGGCAGGCGAGCTTCGCTGGGGCGCGGACGCGCAGGGCGGCGAGCCGTACGCCATGGAGGACCCGGACGTGCCCGGGCACATGCGCGGCTTCGAGGTGGAGCTGGCGGACGCGCTGGCGCGGGAGCTGGGGGTGCGCGCGCGCTTCGTGCAGAACGACTGGTCCAGCCTCATCCCCTCACTGGAGCGGGGCTCGTTCGACGTGGCGCTCAACGGGATTGAAGTCACGCCGGCGCGCAGCGGACGCATCCTCTTCACCCGGCCGTACTTCATCTTCCAGCTGCGGCTCTTGGCCCGGCGCGAGGACGACAGCGTCACGGGGCTTTCGTCCTTGCGTGGCAGGAGGGTGGGGACGCTCGCCAACTCGCAGGCGTGGGATTTGCTCCAGCGCGAGGGCATCCAGGCGGTGCCGTACGAAGGCGTGGAGGAGCCCTACATCGACCTGGAGCAGGGGCGGGTGGACGCGGTGCTGATGGACGACCTCATCGCCCAGCGCTACGGCCAGCCGAGGCCCAAGCTGCGCGTGGTGGGCGACGTGGGTGAGGGCTACTACGCCATCGCGGTGCGGCCCGGGGACGAGGACCTGCGCGCGGCGCTGGACGTGGCGCTGGGGCACGTGGCGCGCTCGGGGGAGCTGCGGCGCATCTTCGCCCGGTGGAACATCGACAGCGCTCAGCAGCAGAAGATGGTGGAGTGGACCGACGCGCAGACGCGCGAGGTGCTGGCGCAGACGAGCACGGCGAAGCTCGGCTGGGGCCAGGGGTGGATGTTCCTCCAGGCGGCGCTGGTGACGCTGGTGGTGTCGGTGGGGGCCATGGCGCTCGCGGTGCCGCTGGGCGTGGGGCTGGCGCTGGTGCGCCTGTACGGGCCCCGGTGGCTGTCGGGGCTTGCGTCCTTCTACGTGGAGGTGTTCCGTGGAACCCCGGTGCTGTTGCAACTCTATGTCCTGTACTACGGGCTCGCGGGCGTGCTGCGGCTGGACGCGCTGAGCGCGGCGGTGCTGGGGCTGGGGCTCAACTACGCGGCCTACGAGGCGGAGGTGTATCGGGCGGGCGTGCTGGCGGTGCCTCGGGGGCAGATGGAGGCGGCGCTGGCGCTGGGCATGTCCACGCCGCTGGCGCTGCGCCGGGTGGTGTTCCCCCAGGCGTTCCGGGTGGCGCTGCCGAGCGTCACCAACGACTTCATCGCGCTGCTCAAGGACAGTTCGCTGGTGTCCGTCATCTCCGTCGTGGAGCTCACCAAGCGGATGACGATTACCGCGGTGGATGTTCGCAGTTGGTTGTTGCCGGGGGCGCTGTGCGCGGCGCTCTACCTGGCGATGAGCTACCCTCTGTCCCTCCTGGCGAGGCGGTTGGAAGCGAGGTTGGCGCGCGGATGA
- a CDS encoding response regulator: protein MEAYKVLVVDDEPQVAHALRRLLRREGFDVQLAFNGEEALERLKTFSPDIVLTDFRMPGMTGSELLQRIKRSHPLALRLIISGYADFKSVVASVNEGEICRFISKPWDDAELVTYLSGLLRHRETMAQLYAPFRAAPQGVSAEVSPTDAALVLKVQVADPSFPAEQAVSIIERFAGLLADDSLKVVGGLLERFGGRLSFVAEVGGPQRLRLELPMRAESAPSVRPGLGEA, encoded by the coding sequence ATGGAAGCATACAAGGTGCTGGTGGTGGACGACGAGCCGCAGGTGGCGCACGCCTTGAGGCGGCTCTTGCGGCGCGAGGGTTTCGACGTCCAGCTCGCGTTCAATGGAGAAGAGGCGCTCGAGCGGCTGAAGACCTTCAGCCCGGACATCGTCCTGACGGACTTCCGGATGCCGGGGATGACGGGCAGCGAGCTGCTCCAGCGAATCAAACGCAGCCACCCGCTGGCGCTGCGGCTCATCATCTCCGGCTACGCCGACTTCAAGTCGGTGGTGGCGTCGGTGAACGAGGGCGAAATCTGCCGGTTCATCAGCAAGCCCTGGGATGACGCGGAGCTGGTGACGTACCTGTCGGGCCTCTTGCGCCACCGCGAGACGATGGCCCAGCTCTACGCCCCGTTCCGCGCCGCGCCCCAGGGCGTCAGCGCGGAGGTGAGCCCCACGGACGCCGCGCTCGTCCTGAAGGTCCAGGTGGCGGACCCGTCGTTCCCCGCCGAGCAGGCCGTGTCCATCATCGAGCGCTTCGCGGGCCTGTTGGCCGACGACAGCCTGAAGGTGGTGGGAGGGCTCTTGGAGCGCTTCGGTGGACGGCTGTCCTTCGTGGCGGAGGTGGGCGGGCCGCAGCGGCTGCGCCTGGAGCTGCCCATGCGCGCGGAGAGCGCGCCGAGTGTTCGACCGGGGCTGGGCGAGGCGTGA
- a CDS encoding sensor histidine kinase, with amino-acid sequence MAPEVDADWVNSRLKRFTLLACLLIHGLLIVSLWGRWHEVLVVTVAFAGVTGANVVLARGFFSRHTQAAEATRFTLNMVGTVVYGVLSDWALPVWLYLPLNALWVDRFADSGARRRLGLMLVLVAGTALADGAAPEVAASFVLLSVLTYALSEGRVFLTHSTLRELARQHDELAQAHEQLEMAHRRAREQERLSSLGMLAAGVAHEINNPMSYVKSNVNALLMDLRACKNLPPELQEYVDDVLPATADGIRRVVAIVADLRRFARGDPGALEEYDLNEEIAVALRITRTQVQSRCEVEVTLGDLPRLLGRPGQLAQVVVNLLMNAAQAMPSGGRIFLSTRMEADEAVLCIQDSGHGMTPEVRAKLFQPFFTTKPAGEGTGMGLAVVHGIITSHQGRIDVETSPQTGTRFTVRLPRIPPLAMHLPGLSGGVPTPPKSHPDAV; translated from the coding sequence ATGGCCCCGGAGGTCGACGCGGATTGGGTGAACAGCCGCCTCAAGCGCTTCACCCTGCTGGCGTGCCTCCTCATCCACGGTCTGCTCATCGTCAGCCTCTGGGGGCGCTGGCACGAGGTCCTCGTCGTGACGGTGGCCTTCGCGGGGGTGACGGGGGCCAACGTGGTGCTCGCGCGGGGCTTCTTCTCGCGGCACACCCAGGCCGCCGAGGCCACGCGCTTCACGCTGAACATGGTGGGCACCGTCGTCTATGGCGTGCTGAGCGACTGGGCGCTGCCCGTGTGGCTGTACCTGCCGCTCAACGCGCTGTGGGTGGACCGCTTCGCGGACTCGGGCGCCCGGCGCCGGCTGGGGTTGATGCTGGTGCTGGTGGCGGGCACGGCGCTGGCGGACGGGGCCGCGCCCGAGGTCGCCGCCAGCTTCGTGCTGCTGTCGGTGCTCACGTACGCGCTCTCCGAGGGCCGCGTCTTCCTCACGCACTCGACGCTGCGCGAGCTGGCGCGCCAGCACGACGAGCTGGCCCAGGCCCACGAGCAGCTGGAGATGGCCCACCGGCGGGCCCGTGAGCAGGAGCGGCTGTCCAGCCTGGGCATGCTGGCCGCGGGCGTGGCGCACGAAATCAACAACCCCATGAGCTACGTGAAGAGCAACGTGAACGCGCTGCTCATGGACCTGCGCGCGTGCAAGAACCTGCCGCCGGAGCTGCAGGAGTACGTGGACGACGTGCTGCCCGCCACCGCGGACGGCATCCGGCGCGTGGTGGCCATCGTCGCGGACCTGCGGCGCTTCGCGCGTGGAGACCCGGGCGCGCTGGAGGAGTACGACCTCAACGAGGAGATCGCCGTCGCGCTGCGCATCACCCGCACGCAGGTGCAGTCGCGCTGCGAGGTGGAGGTGACGCTGGGGGATTTGCCGCGCCTGCTCGGACGTCCGGGGCAGCTGGCGCAGGTGGTGGTCAACCTCCTGATGAACGCGGCGCAGGCGATGCCCTCGGGCGGGCGCATCTTCTTGAGCACGCGCATGGAGGCCGACGAGGCCGTCCTGTGCATCCAGGACTCCGGGCACGGCATGACGCCCGAGGTGCGCGCGAAGCTGTTCCAGCCCTTCTTCACCACCAAGCCCGCCGGAGAGGGCACGGGCATGGGGCTGGCCGTGGTGCACGGCATCATCACCTCGCACCAGGGACGCATCGACGTGGAGACCTCGCCCCAGACGGGCACGCGCTTCACCGTCCGCCTCCCCCGCATCCCTCCGCTCGCCATGCACCTGCCCGGGCTGTCAGGCGGAGTCCCCACCCCGCCGAAGTCGCATCCGGACGCGGTCTGA
- a CDS encoding cytochrome P450 produces MSSSPPAFASRFEPRYVEDPYPLYERLRHESPVHFSEAMHLWVVSRYEDIKAVVHNPDDFLSANAFRNPVPPAPEVLAVLAEGYPQVPALVDDDPPNHTRMRVIVNKALAPHRLSAMEARVSAIATELLDGFAHEGKADLVERLGHPLPARVVGAVMGLPDSDVTRLKQWTEDLVVMSAGNAPVERQVECAKGLVSIQKYLAEHIAARRRAPTDDLISALIEARYEDTPPLSDVELISLISMLHFAGHETTSNLLGNLLVWVLRAPERLRELREDAGRIPRAIEETLRLDAPVQGMMRTTRRAVTLGGVEVPEGARLLVLYASGNRDETVFHAPGEGVLRRPDVGKHLGFGMGIHYCIGAPLARMEVRLAMELLLKRLPGLRLAPGEAIRYLPNFLHRGPRQLLVEWDPA; encoded by the coding sequence ATGTCCTCCTCGCCGCCCGCCTTCGCCAGCCGCTTCGAGCCTCGCTACGTGGAGGACCCGTATCCGCTCTACGAGCGGCTGCGCCACGAGTCTCCCGTCCACTTCAGCGAAGCGATGCACCTGTGGGTCGTCTCCCGCTACGAGGACATCAAGGCGGTGGTGCACAACCCGGACGACTTCCTGTCGGCCAACGCCTTCCGCAATCCGGTGCCGCCCGCGCCGGAGGTGCTCGCGGTGCTGGCGGAGGGCTATCCCCAGGTGCCCGCGCTGGTGGACGACGACCCGCCCAACCACACGCGCATGCGGGTCATCGTCAACAAGGCCCTGGCGCCGCATCGGCTGAGCGCGATGGAGGCGCGGGTGTCCGCGATTGCGACGGAGCTGCTGGACGGCTTCGCCCACGAGGGCAAGGCGGACCTGGTGGAGAGGCTGGGCCATCCGCTGCCCGCGCGCGTCGTCGGCGCCGTCATGGGGCTGCCGGACTCGGACGTGACGCGGCTGAAGCAGTGGACGGAGGACCTGGTGGTGATGTCCGCGGGCAACGCGCCCGTGGAGCGGCAGGTGGAGTGCGCCAAGGGGCTCGTCTCCATCCAGAAGTACCTGGCGGAGCACATCGCCGCGCGGCGACGCGCGCCCACCGATGACCTCATCAGCGCGCTCATCGAGGCGCGGTACGAGGACACGCCGCCCTTGAGCGACGTGGAGCTCATCAGCCTCATCTCCATGCTGCACTTCGCCGGGCACGAGACGACGTCGAACCTGCTGGGCAACCTGCTCGTCTGGGTGCTGCGCGCGCCGGAGCGGCTGCGCGAGCTGCGGGAGGACGCGGGCCGCATCCCCCGGGCGATTGAAGAGACGCTGCGGCTGGACGCGCCGGTGCAGGGGATGATGCGCACCACGCGCCGCGCGGTGACGCTGGGCGGCGTGGAGGTGCCCGAGGGCGCGCGGCTGCTCGTGCTCTATGCGTCGGGGAACCGGGACGAGACGGTGTTCCACGCGCCCGGCGAGGGCGTGCTGCGTCGTCCGGACGTGGGCAAGCACCTGGGATTCGGGATGGGCATCCACTACTGCATCGGCGCGCCGCTGGCGCGGATGGAGGTACGGCTGGCGATGGAGCTGCTGTTGAAGCGGCTGCCCGGGCTGCGACTGGCGCCGGGCGAGGCCATCCGCTACCTGCCCAACTTCCTGCACCGGGGCCCACGCCAGCTGCTCGTCGAGTGGGACCCGGCCTGA